Proteins encoded together in one Macadamia integrifolia cultivar HAES 741 chromosome 8, SCU_Mint_v3, whole genome shotgun sequence window:
- the LOC122085391 gene encoding mediator of RNA polymerase II transcription subunit 7a-like, with translation MAATATYPPPPPYYKLYKDYLQDPKSAPEPPPPIQGTYVLFGGSYTTEDVLPNLEDQGVRQLFPKGPNIDFKKELKSLNRELQLHLLELADVLVERPSQYARRVEDISLIFKNLHHLLNSLRPHQARATLIHILELQIQRRKQAVEDIKRRREEAQRLLKEALATLDGC, from the exons ATGGCAGCCACTGCGACttacccaccaccaccaccatactACAAGCTCTACAAGGATTACCTCCAAGACCCTAAATCGGCTCCTGAACCTCCTCCTCCCATCCAAGGAACATATGTGCTTTTTGGTGGCAGCTATACG ACTGAGGATGTCCTTCCGAACTTGGAGGATCAAGGAGTTCGTCAGTTGTTTCCGAAAGGACCTAATATTG ATTTCAAGAAGGAACTGAAATCTTTAAACAGAGAACTTCAGCTGCATCTATTGGAGCTTGCAGATGTACTTGTTGAAAGGCCTTCCCAATATGCAAGGAGAGTGGAGGATATCTCTCTTATATTTAAGAACTTGCACCATCTCCTCAATTCATTGCGTCCTCACCAG GCCAGAGCAACACTAATTCACATACTAGAACTTCAGATACAACGTCGTAAACAAGCTGTGGAAGATATAAAAAG aagaagagaagaggcaCAAAGACTGCTCAAAGAAGCACTTGCAACCTTAGATGGCTGCTAG
- the LOC122086944 gene encoding probable F-box protein At2g36090 yields the protein MASFSTSTPQRVSNKGSATTTTTTTTTRTTLDALHPDLQSHILTRLDGQTLTYASCVSSQFHAFCTEESLWTDICLSTWPSTNDPRVRQLISTFPNGPRSFFSDSFPLLVPSSESNLLPPTSPCSSSPELLISAVDIQYRDELIFSKVQETETQSRWFRCSPFRLDFLDIKDVVPTPIRATAADTCQDISDGLTLSWITIDPTGLRAANLSSWKPVSVQRHWLSGEIQARFATILAGDRKSTEFVQCGVVVTCGACEGGEMMQVREIYLQVEDMEGMNLNGMDSLGILRKAMRGEGGKRMKRRGEEGKQRYEEYLRLQTERKERKLRREGRLDAICIAFGFSIVAAFWALLLFR from the coding sequence ATGGCTTCGTTCTCTACCTCAACACCACAGCGCGTCTCTAATAAGGGCagcgccaccaccaccaccaccaccaccaccaccagaacCACACTGGACGCCCTCCACCCAGACCTTCAATCGCACATACTCACCCGCCTAGACGGGCAGACGCTCACCTACGCCAGCTGCGTGTCGTCGCAGTTCCACGCGTTCTGCACCGAGGAAAGCCTCTGGACTGATATCTGTCTCTCCACGTGGCCCTCTACCAACGATCCACGTGTACGTCAGCTCATCTCCACCTTCCCCAACGGCCCCCGTTCTTTCTTCTCCGATTCCTTTCCTCTCCTTGTCCCCTCCTCCGAGTCTAACCTCCTTCCTCCTACGTCTCCATGTTCATCATCTCCAGAGCTTTTGATCTCAGCCGTCGATATCCAGTACAGGGACGAGCTCATCTTCTCTAAGGTCCAGGAGACTGAGACCCAGAGCAGGTGGTTCCGGTGCTCACCTTTCCGGCTTGACTTCCTCGATATCAAGGACGTGGTCCCCACACCCATACGTGCCACCGCCGCAGACACGTGCCAGGACATCTCCGACGGTCTCACCCTCAGCTGGATCACCATCGATCCCACGGGTCTTCGAGCGGCCAATCTTTCCAGCTGGAAACCCGTCTCGGTGCAGCGGCACTGGTTGTCGGGGGAGATACAGGCGAGGTTCGCGACGATACTGGCCGGTGATAGGAAATCGACGGAGTTCGTACAGTGCGGGGTGGTGGTTACCTGCGGGGCTTGCGAAGGAGGGGAGATGATGCAAGTGAGAGAGATATACTTGCAGGTGGAGGACATGGAGGGGATGAATTTGAATGGGATGGACAGTTTGGGAATTCTGCGGAAGGCCATGAGAGGAGAGGGAGGGAAGCGGATGAAGAGaaggggagaggaggggaagcAGAGATATGAAGAGTACCTGAGATTGCAGACGGagaggaaagagaggaaattGAGAAGGGAAGGGAGGTTAGACGCTATCTGCATCGCTTTTGGGTTCTCCATTGTCGCAGCCTTTTGGGCTCTCCTCCTCTTCCGGTAG